From the genome of Malus sylvestris chromosome 6, drMalSylv7.2, whole genome shotgun sequence, one region includes:
- the LOC126625008 gene encoding late embryogenesis abundant protein At1g64065-like gives MAEKNQQAYPLAPTNGYTRSDAESLESVDELKRKKRIKLAIYIGIFIVFQIMVITAMSLTVMKVKTPKVRLGNINVQELNSVPASPSFDTKFTTQIRVKNTNFGPYKFDAAIVTFLYQGATVGQVSIPKSKAGMLSTKKIDVEVNLSSSALSSSNLGSELSSGVLTLNSTAKLAGKVELMFIMKKKKSSTMDCTIAFDLSSKTLKSLQCK, from the coding sequence ATGGCCGAAAAGAACCAACAGGCATATCCTTTAGCACCAACAAATGGTTACACAAGAAGTGATGCAGAGTCTTTGGAATCCGTTGATGAGCTGAAACGCAAGAAGAGAATCAAGTTAGCCATTTACATTGGTATTTTCATTGTGTTTCAGATCATGGTCATAACGGCAATGAGTCTCACTGTCATGAAAGTTAAAACCCCAAAAGTCAGGCTAGGCAACATCAACGTCCAAGAGCTCAACTCCGTCCCGGCATCGCCTTCATTCGACACCAAATTCACAACCCAAATCAGAGTAAAGAACACAAATTTTGGTCCATACAAGTTTGATGCAGCCATTGTCACGTTTTTGTACCAAGGTGCGACTGTCGGGCAAGTTTCTATTCCAAAGAGCAAGGCTGGAATGCTTTCCACCAAAAAAATTGACGTCGAGGTGAACTTGAGTTCAAGTGCATTGAGCAGTTCCAATCTTGGCAGTGAATTGAGCAGCGGGGTGTTGACTCTCAACAGCACAGCTAAGTTGGCAGGAAAAGTTGAACTAATGTTtataatgaagaagaagaagtcttcCACCATGGACTGCACCATTGCATTTGATTTGTCATCAAAGACGCTTAAAAGTTTGCAGTGCAAATGA
- the LOC126625203 gene encoding uncharacterized protein LOC126625203 yields MAWKQNDAESLQSADELKRQKRIKLAMYIGFFIVFQIMIITVMSLTVMKVKTPKVRLGNINVQELNFVPASPSFDTKFTTQIKVKNTNFGPYKYDAGIVTFLFQGATVGQVSIPKSKAGMLSTKKIDVEVSLSSSALSSSNLGSELRSGVLTLNSAAKLTGKVELMFIMKKKKSSTMDCTIAFDLSSKTLKSLQCK; encoded by the coding sequence ATGGCTTGGAAGCAAAATGATGCGGAATCTTTGCAGTCCGCTGACGAGCTGAAACGCCAGAAGAGAATCAAATTAGCCATGTACATTGGTTTCTTCATTGTGTTTCAGATCATGATCATAACGGTGATGAGTCTTACTGTGATGAAAGTTAAGACCCCCAAGGTCAGGCTAGGCAACATCAACGTCCAAGAGCTCAACTTCGTCCCGGCATCGCCTTCATTTGACACTAAGTTCacaacacaaatcaaagtcAAGAACACAAATTTTGGTCCATACAAGTATGATGCTGGCATTGTCACGTTTTTGTTCCAAGGTGCGACTGTCGGGCAAGTTTCTATTCCAAAGAGCAAGGCTGGAATGCTTTCCACCAAAAAAATTGACGTCGAGGTGAGTTTGAGTTCAAGTGCATTGAGCAGTTCCAATCTTGGCAGTGAATTGAGGAGTGGGGTGTTGACCCTCAACAGCGCGGCTAAGTTGACTGGAAAGGTTGAACTTATGTTtataatgaagaagaagaagtcttcCACCATGGACTGCACCATTGCATTTGATTTGTCATCAAAGACGCTTAAAAGTTTGCAATGCAAGTGA